Proteins from a genomic interval of Dermacentor variabilis isolate Ectoservices chromosome 8, ASM5094787v1, whole genome shotgun sequence:
- the LOC142590595 gene encoding uncharacterized protein LOC142590595 isoform X1, with protein MSLRAFAPFLTMGKYCCVPSCRQKQLVDPGYKSRSKVSFFRLPYGNQDLLQKWLDAITKDEDRDLKFHRATKVCSRHFDEDDYYRGYVNGKRYLKDGSVPHIFAGRVPERGATTHCRPVPDAALLIATVPRTSAVHLVRPQHGQTCPFTAVVLDTGVYRGDKLVPNINSAIVEVKCKDEVEKCEGDVEGRVTVDPVHTYCKPSSGNRVEKEVGVGPDHASCDEPSQMSNQDTSSPQALSRCSVQIVASGGYESDSDTDASMGAVSDTDMPINSEDGKAILPDDTALEILSETATEVPPEFVYCPSQAMPSAAHLGHSGDAHPSNGEQSLELDGLQKRVLQLEKEIEQMNHAVEWYRQEAKDAKKDKYKLARTVELLEQKCQKLEKWQFSIESFRHSCKDVNFYTGLPDYATFEDLYQRLAGDRVGSHAKSWSSRFLSDRNRLFLLLVRYRLGLPEPDLAFRFHVSCNTVSNICLTWTRFIYRHLHHLCSGHCTRVRGAPLVSSATEFVSNCDHRPIDSRPELQELSDTCKVVTSISSRSATIFVCPPMDMASARHFAKAYDCQEGPPSYDDSCKVGDGDVAVQDILHEMGLPPNVSRLLGQHGSASVLTVDDIVSLYEDIEHVIPKIRGYRIFQQPFPLSLLPVAKEMLAICVVLTNFPDTSSNRPDE; from the coding sequence GTTTCATTTTTCCGCTTGCCTTATGGGAACCAGGATCTGCTGCAGAAGTGGCTGGATGCCATAACGAAGGACGAGGACCGAGACCTCAAGTTCCACCGAGCCACAAAAGTGTGTTCAAGGCACTTCGATGAGGACGACTACTACCGCGGCTATGTGAACGGCAAGCGCTACCTCAAGGATGGCAGCGTGCCCCACATCTTCGCTGGCAGGGTGCCCGAGAGAGGTGCCACCACGCACTGTCGCCCAGTTCCCGACGCAGCTTTGCTCATCGCGACAGTCCCACGTACCTCTGCTGTCCATCTCGTTCGGCCACAGCACGGTCAGACCTGTCCGTTTACCGCGGTTGTGTTGGATACCGGAGTGTATCGCGGCGACAAGTTGGTTCCCAACATAAACTCCGCCATTGTTGAGGTGAAATGCAAAGATGAAGTTGAGAAATGTGAAGGTGACGTTGAGGGGAGAGTAACTGTGGACCCCGTGCACACATACTGCAAGCCCTCTTCCGGGAATAGAGTGGAGAAGGAAGTAGGTGTAGGTCCTGACCACGCATCGTGCGACGAGCCATCTCAGATGTCGAACCAAGATACCAGTTCACCACAGGCACTATCCCGCTGTAGTGTGCAAATAGTAGCGTCCGGTGGGTACGAGTCCGATTCCGACACGGATGCAAGCATGGGCGCTGTTTCAGACACCGACATGCCCATTAATTCAGAAGATGGCAAGGCAATTCTTCCGGATGACACTGCCTTGGAAATTCTCTCGGAAACAGCCACAGAGGTTCCCCCTGAGTTTGTATATTGTCCCAGCCAGGCTATGCCAAGTGCTGCCCACTTGGGCCACTCGGGGGATGCTCACCCCAGCAATGGAGAACAGTCTCTCGAGTTGGACGGGCTTCAGAAACGTGTCTTGCAGCTGGAAAAGGAGATTGAACAGATGAACCATGCCGTGGAGTGGTATAGGCAGGAGGCAAAGGATGCAAAGAAGGACAAGTACAAATTAGCACGGACAGTGGAGCTGCTCGAGCAGAAGTGCCAGAAGCTGGAGAAGTGGCAGTTCTCCATCGAGAGCTTTCGGCACAGCTGTAAGGATGTGAACTTCTACACTGGCCTTCCTGATTATGCAACTTTCGAGGACCTCTACCAGCGCCTGGCTGGCGATAGAGTTGGAAGTCATGCGAAATCGTGGAGCAGTAGGTTCCTCTCTGACCGCAACAGGCTGTTCTTGCTCCTTGTTCGGTACCGGCTGGGGCTGCCTGAGCCAGACTTAGCCTTCCGGTTTCACGTGTCATGCAATACAGTCTCTAATATCTGCCTGACTTGGACCAGATTCATCTACCGGCACCTGCATCATCTTTGCTCTGGCCATTGTACACGTGTAAGAGGTGCACCATTGGTGAGCAGTGCTACAGAATTTGTCAGCAACTGCGATCACCGTCCAATCGACTCCCGCCCCGAACTGCAAGAACTTTCAGACACTTGCAAAGTAGTGACGTCAATCTCTTCTCGTAGTGCCACAATATTTGTGTGCCCTCCCATGGACATGGCATCGGCTAGACATTTTGCAAAGGCGTATGACTGTCAAGAAGGGCCGCCTTCCTATGACGACAGCTGCAAGGTGGGTGACGGGGACGTAGCAGTTCAAGACATTTTGCATGAAATGGGCCTTCCACCAAATGTTTCACGACTTCTGGGACAGCATGGGAGTGCAAGTGTGCTGACAGTGGACGACATAGTGTCTCTGTATGAAGATATAGAGCATGTGATCCCCAAGATAAGGGGCTATCGCATATTTCAGCAGCCTTTCCCACTTTCTTTGCTTCCAGTAGCGAAGGAAATGCTTGCAATCTGCGTGGTCCTGACCAACTTTCCCGACACTTCGTCCAATCGTCCTGATGAGTGA